One Opitutales bacterium genomic window, TAGACACGATCAACCGCTACAGCCGATCAATACTCACCCCTGATCTCCGCCATCAGGCCTTATGGGATGGCTGTGATCTATTTTTCTAATTTCGGTGATTTCAAAAGTGAACTTTGTCGGACTCAGGGCATCGCTCATCAATGCTTTGGATGTGGGGTCAAGCGCGTCCAGATCGTCAATGAAACCGAGTTCTTTATTATCGTCGTCGCGCAGTGAGATGAAAGACTCCGGATGTGACCACGGAAAGCACGGGCTTACATTGACGGCTTTCAATTTTCCTGCCTCATCGCGCATGCCGAGCCGGCCGGTGGCGCATAGTTCGAGTTGAAGGGTGGATTTTTTGGAAGGTTCAGCAGTCGTATTCATGCTTAGATGGCGTAGGCTTCGTGGAGCTCGCGTTGGAGGTTGTATAGGTTTTGATAGACGCCGTCTTTATTGTTAAGCAGCTCGTTATGCGTGCCCACCTCGGCGAGGCGTCCATCTTTCATCACCAGCAGGCGATTCGCTCGACGCAGCGTGGAAAGGCGGTGGGCAATGGCGATGACGGTTCGGTTCTCAGTCAATCGATCGATCGCATCTTGAATCTTGCGCTCGGTCTCGGTGTCGACTGCTGATGTGGCTTCGTCAAGCAGGAGGATACGCGGGTTATGCAAGATGGCGCGGGCGATGGAGACGCGCTGGCGCTCGCCGCCCGAGAGCGTGTGTCCGCGCTCGCCTACCACAGTGTCATAAGCGTTGGGCAGTTTAACGATGAAGTCATGGGCATTGGCTGCGCGTGCTGCGTCGATCACGTCCTGATAGGTGGCGTCATTCATCCCGTAGCGGATATTGTCGAGGATAGTGCCATGGAAGAGAAAGGGATCTTGCATCACCATGCCGATCTGCCGGCGCAAGCTTCCCATATTGAGGTCACGCACATCTTCACCGTCGATCTGGACCTGGCCTGAGGTCGCATCGTAAAAGCGCGCTATCATATTGAAAATTGTGCTTTTGCCTGCTCCGGATGGTCCTACCAGACCGATGAACTCACCCTGCTTTATCTCAAAAGAAATCCCTTTTAGGATGAGCCGAACAGAATCATATCCGAAAGTTACATTCTCAAATCGGATATTACCTTGAATCGGGTCGAGATTCACCGGTTCCTGCTTCTCAAAGATTTCAGGCTCGGTATCCAAGACTTCGAATATCCGATGCGCAGAGCTCAGCGCTCGATTGATCATGCGCGATAGCTGAGCGAACGTCTCTGAAGGGAAGAAGAACAAATTCATGTAAAACAGAAAGGAGACGAACACACCCAGCTGCATGGATGGAGCCAGCGTTGGTTCGGCCCCGATGAGCCGAGGTATAGCAAAAATCCAAACTGCTATGCTCATAAGTTGGATCCCGAGGACGAGTAGGGGCCAAAAAGCCGTCCAGATGATGTTGATATCCTGAGCCTTTTCCAGAACTGCCTCGTTCTCGCCGTTGAAGCGTTTGCGTTCTCGGTCGGACTGATCAAAGGCCATCACCACACGCATGCCGGGGATTGTATCCCCCAGGACACTCGTCATATCAGACCACTTCCGCCAAATGCGCATAAAGCCTCGATGCATCTGAAAGCCATTGTTGACGATGAGAGCAAAGATGAAGGGCAGCGGCACCATGACGACCAAAGCAAGCTGCCAATCCAGAAGCAGTAGCACGATTGTCACGCCCACGATTTGCAGGACACTGACTGATGCCTCGACGATACCGAAAGCAACGAAATCCCAAATCCGGTCCGAGTCCGTGCTCACGCGGCTGATCAGACTCCCCGTTCTTTTTGAAGAGAAATAACCCATGCTCAGCGAGTGAAGGTGGCTGTATGTCTGCCGCCGCAAGTCGCGTGCGACGAATTCTCCGATGGCCGCCAGGCAACGCAGGCGTACCCACAGAAAGAATTGGCGCCTGAGCATCACTGCCGCGAGCGACCAGATCAGTCCCCAGGCCAGATTATTGGCGATCTCCCAATCAATCTGCGATTCCGAGAATGGCCGGATGACCTCATCTAAAAGCCTACCAGCCAGGTAAGGTGGAGCCAGAGCGCTTGCCGTCATCAAGACTGCTGCGATCATCCCTATACTCGTGCGCCCCCAATAGGGTTTGAGGTAGCCAAGCAGTCTGAAAAATACGGAGCTATTGGACGTCGATACGCTAGCCTGGCCTTTGCGAATGGGTGTAGCGACCGAATCTGCATAGTGATCGTCGGCATCAGGCGTTGCGTAACTGGCACCTTCTAGGGCTTGTTTGAGCACAAAGACGATGCCCGAAATCGACTGCTGTTGGCGGTGCGAATAGCGAATCTTTAACAGTGGAGCCTCGTCGGCATCTCCTTCGAGAATGAGCGTCGTACAACTGAGCCCTGGGATTTCTCGAACGTGCTGGATCTTGGAACGAGCAACGAGCTGCGTGTCGATGTCGCCGGGATCAAGCTCTTTAGAGAGCGCAACGTAGTGTGCGCCCAGGCAGATCCATTGGCCGTCGAGTTTGAGTTGGGCGTTAAGGTCTGCGAAGGCATAGAGCTGTATCACACCTTCAGCGCCACCACCAAAGAGCGCTTCTACTTCAGAGCGAATCGCCTCAGGCAAGGTCGAAGGCTGTTCGGTGTAGCGATCGATCAAAGAACGGTTGTACGCAAGGGACTGTGTAGACATGGTAGGACAAAAGGATGCGCAGCCCCGGAAGGCTGTCTGTGAGTGGGTAATGTGAGGCTCTTGGTAGGAGGAATAAAAATTCCCTCTCAGAGTTGAAATACGCTTACGATCCGAAGATTGAATTAGCGTAGAAGACCGCTTTGGGGCGGGTTAGGGCAGCGACCTCGTTTGCTGTGACCTACATGTGCATGGTTTCGACCAATCGCTTCTAATTTGATTGAGTCAAAGTAAAAAAACACGCATCCGACTGACCAAGGCGCTTCGAATATACGCAAGTGTCTGATGGACAAATGCATTAAGCACACACTTTTTTTGTGATCGGCAGGTCCTCGGTAACGCGCTGATTCCTGAAAATTCACCAAAGAACCAGTCAGCAGACTACCGAGCCTGCTCAAGTTTCCAGAGATTCAAACCGACTTTTAAGCTCTTTAAACACTTCGAGACTCCCTTGAATAAAGAAGCTGCCCAAAACACAATCACCTTGATCGAAGATCATCTTAAGCGGAAAGAATCTGCGACGGTGGGGCGTGTCATACACTTGATTCAGCAGCTTGCTGAGAAAGCTTTGATCATTTCGACTCAAGAACTAGGAGAGCTGATCAGCAGCGATGTAACGGTCACAAAGAAGGTCATCGAGACCGCTAATAAGTTGGCATACAACCAGTCGGGAGCGGAAATAACCACGGTGACTCAGGCTATCGGGCTCATCGGTTTCTCAAAGATTCGTAATCTAGCACTCTCCCTCCTTTTGATCGAAAACTCTGAGAATAAGATGAATCTTGCTGAGCAGCGTGAGGTATCGGCTTTCGCCCTTTGCTCAGGGCTAATGTCCCAAAAGGTGATTGAGAAAACGGATCAGGAACTGGCTGAGCAGTCCTTCATTTGCACGACACTCCGTAATTATGGGCGATTGCTTATGTCGACATTCATGATCGAAGATTTTCGAGAGGCTCAATTATTCGCCACGGAAAAAACTGAGGATGAGGCCTTTACCGATATCTTTGGTCTTACGCCGATAGAGTTGAGTTTTCATCTACTGGAGAGTTCACGTCTACCTGCGGAGATCACACACTGTCTCAAGAAAGTAAGGAGCGAACAGATCAGACGCGCAGCACGGAGCACAGTCGAAAAAGTCAGTGTCGTCGCCGATTTCTCGATGAAGCTATGCGATATGGCGATGTTTAGTGATTTGTCGCCCGATGCCTTTGATGCCCGATCCAAAAAGCTGCTCAAAAACTACCAGGCTAACATTCCGCTGGACGGCGAAGAAATCCTGGGCCTCCTCAAAGAAGTGCATGATGCTGTAAACGACTTTTGTTCCGAATATGAGATCGAAATTATGCCGGAAAATTTGGCCAATAGCATGGAGGCGCGCTCCAAAGGAAAAAGTCCTCCAGTCAAACCGAGGCGTATTGAACCAGCCCGTAAGGCTGAACAAAAGATTTCCGCCCTCAAGGAAGCCATAGGGAGCCTTCGAAAGCTTATTGCGAACCCGCCTTTCGATGCAACACGTGCCTACATGATAGCCTTGGAGGCCTATACAGCAGACCAAGGATTGGACGATTGCATCCTATTAATTCGAAAGCCGGGAACGGATAGTTTTTTCCAAAATATTGGCTGTGGGAAACTCTTTTATGCCACCCGTAAGCGTAACATCGTGAAGGCGACCAACCCAGACGTCTTTGGCCTGTGCATCCAACGTCGCAAAGACATCATTTTTGCTTCGGCGACAGAAAAAAAAGACTCAGAGCTACCTACCGGCTTGGCTGCGAAGTTTTAAGGGCATTAAGTCGCTTTTTCTCTTACCTGTCGTCGTCGACGATCAGGTGCATGCAGTGATCTTAGGAGTATGTTGGAAGGCGTATTTACTCAATCTAGAAGCGGAAAAGCTCGCCGAAGTACGTAGCCTCCGTGACGCACTCACCGAGGTGTACGAAATCTCCAATACCCTGGGTTCCAGTCGCCCCGACACACGCGTAATCGCATGATGTGAAATGAGTACTTGTCGGTGATTGCCTTAGTGGCCGTCGGTTGTAGGTCGATCGCTAGAGCGATTGCCACGGGCCACAAAACATTCGCGTTTATTCGCGTGCATTGGCGGATTCAAAAAATAAAACCCAGCCTCAACCGGATTATGCAGATTTCAGGTAGGGCCGCATCCCCGCGACGCCCTAACCACGGCAGATCGTGGCCACCTCGACTTGCTTTGCTCCGGCCTTTTTCAAAGTCTCAGCGCAAGCATTCACAGTCGCACCCGTTGTCAACACATCGTCCACGATCACATAGCGTGCCTCCGGATCTACCAGTGCACTAGGATTTAAATGGAACGACCGCCGTACATTTTTCAGCCGTTCGACGCGAGTGAGCTGAGTCTGGCTTCCCTTGATGTCTCGGCGCAGCAGCAAAGGCTGTGTGGTCGTCTTGGGCAGACGGAAACGTAGGATGCTATCTACGATTAATTGGGCCTGGTTGAAGCCGCGCTTCTCTAGGCGGCGAGGAGATACTGGAACGGGGACAAGTACTGCTCCCGCTAGGTTATCCGTAAACTCAGAATGTCGCTCCAAAAGCCGTCGAATGTCCTCCTGCAGGAACAAACCGTCCTGGTATTTTAGTGTTTGAATAAGAGCCCGCGCCGGACCGTTGTAACGATAGGCGCTCGAGCAACGGTCGAAATGGAAACGGTCCTCCAGACAGTGATGACAGCCGTGGCTACGGTGTGCTTCACCCTCAAGTTGCGCGCCGCATTTCGTGCAGGTGGCTCCCTCAATAACATGAAGAAAACGGGTTGCCTCCATACCAAGGTAGCGGAATGGAGAGGTGGTCTCAACGGGCGTTTCTCGCCAAATACAGTTGCGAGGAAAGATGAAATCTAGGAACAAGCTACTCCAATGTTTGAAGGTATCTGTGGCAGGCATAACAAGCGTTGAATCGATCAGATAATACAGAATCAATTCGTTGAATTACGACTACATAACAAAATCCCTGCCAAAAATATCGCCGTCGCAAAAATGCCGTCGCGCATACCGGAATTCCCCAATAACCACGCATGGGGTGCGCTCTCAAAGTCCACAAACCTCACCAAAACTAATAGGCCAAAAACGATTCCGGCATGGAGTCCAATACACGGCGCAAGGGAGCCAGAGCGTAGACGCAGCATAGTGAGCCAAACTCCCAGTAAACTTAGATTGAGAAAATCCAGAAGTGTCGCATCCCGCACCACCCCCACTAAAGTCCAGCCCGCGATAAAGAAACCATCTGCGACAGTAGCCGCGCCGACCAGCTCCAACTCAACATTCTTGGGCATCTTGTAGTGCGTGTAAGCAAAGAAAATCGAGCTCAACACCAAGCCACCTATTACGGGCCGCCAGAGCGAAAATGCCCGCCAGATCAATGTTCGGAAAACCGACTCCTCGAGAATCGCCAAGATCACGGCGCCGATCAGCGACTTCATAAGGATCGACGGCACCGCGCCCCATTCGGCTTCCCAGACTGCCGAGGCTGTGCTTACACGAAGAACTCCAAGGGCAGCCAGTAGCGCCAGCCCCAGCCCGAAATAACTCAGCAGTCGCTTCCATTCGCTTCCAGCCCAAGCGAACCCGGCCTCCCGCCAACTAGAAAAACGCAACGAGCGCACCAGCCACGGCAGACAAATCAAAACCCACAGCCACCGCTGGCGATCAAAGTAATCTTCGAGGTCATTGTCGGCGATTTCTTCCGTCAACACATTGGGCGCGGATGCGTGCCAAGATTGAATCGCATTATACACCCAAGGACTCGTTATGGCTGCGAAACCTAAGGCTCCAAAATAGACCGTGACCAGAGCAAACAATCCCTGGAATGTCGGATTGTTGGGAGGATCAATCATTCGCGTATGTGACATGATCTAGAAAAAGGCCGTGAGGTGGAGCGGTCGAGATCAGGTGTGTTCGTTGGCCCGAGGTCAAGGCAGACTCGATGTCCTCCACCCGGATGCGTCCCCCACAACAATCGACAAAAGCGCCGATCATCGACCGCATCATCTTATAGAGAAAACCGTTCGCCTCTACCATGATATCATACCGCCGCTCACCGAGCGTCTTCACCTCAAAACGGCTTACCACACGCACAGGATCGTCAATGGTTTGGCCTGGCTGACGCAACGCCGCGAAGGCAGCGAAATTGTGCGACCCCTTGAAACTGCGAGCGACCACCTCGGCAATTTCCGGGCTATAGTCCTTGTTTAAAATACCCCACCGCACACGTGCCTCAAACGGGTCCATCATCCCATAGGCCAACTGATAGACATAGCATTTTGATGCCGCTGAGTATCGTGCGTGAAAATCGGCCTCGACCGGCCTCAAAGCGTTCAAGCGTATGCTAATGGGCAAACGCGTGTGCAACGCCTTCATGAACTGCTCAGCCGAGTGCTTCCAAACCGCGTCAAAATGAAACACCTGAGCCCGCGCATGAACACCCGCATCCGTACGCCCGCTACCTTGAATGCGCACCTTCACCTTCAAAATTCCTTCCAACGCCCGCTCCAAACAATCTTGCACCGTATTCCCCGAAGGCTGGGCCTGCCACCCATCAAAACCAGTCCCATCATAGGCTACCACACCCATCCAGCGCTGTATTTCATTTTTTTCGTCCACAAAA contains:
- a CDS encoding ComF family protein, giving the protein MPATDTFKHWSSLFLDFIFPRNCIWRETPVETTSPFRYLGMEATRFLHVIEGATCTKCGAQLEGEAHRSHGCHHCLEDRFHFDRCSSAYRYNGPARALIQTLKYQDGLFLQEDIRRLLERHSEFTDNLAGAVLVPVPVSPRRLEKRGFNQAQLIVDSILRFRLPKTTTQPLLLRRDIKGSQTQLTRVERLKNVRRSFHLNPSALVDPEARYVIVDDVLTTGATVNACAETLKKAGAKQVEVATICRG
- a CDS encoding ABC transporter ATP-binding protein — translated: MSTQSLAYNRSLIDRYTEQPSTLPEAIRSEVEALFGGGAEGVIQLYAFADLNAQLKLDGQWICLGAHYVALSKELDPGDIDTQLVARSKIQHVREIPGLSCTTLILEGDADEAPLLKIRYSHRQQQSISGIVFVLKQALEGASYATPDADDHYADSVATPIRKGQASVSTSNSSVFFRLLGYLKPYWGRTSIGMIAAVLMTASALAPPYLAGRLLDEVIRPFSESQIDWEIANNLAWGLIWSLAAVMLRRQFFLWVRLRCLAAIGEFVARDLRRQTYSHLHSLSMGYFSSKRTGSLISRVSTDSDRIWDFVAFGIVEASVSVLQIVGVTIVLLLLDWQLALVVMVPLPFIFALIVNNGFQMHRGFMRIWRKWSDMTSVLGDTIPGMRVVMAFDQSDRERKRFNGENEAVLEKAQDINIIWTAFWPLLVLGIQLMSIAVWIFAIPRLIGAEPTLAPSMQLGVFVSFLFYMNLFFFPSETFAQLSRMINRALSSAHRIFEVLDTEPEIFEKQEPVNLDPIQGNIRFENVTFGYDSVRLILKGISFEIKQGEFIGLVGPSGAGKSTIFNMIARFYDATSGQVQIDGEDVRDLNMGSLRRQIGMVMQDPFLFHGTILDNIRYGMNDATYQDVIDAARAANAHDFIVKLPNAYDTVVGERGHTLSGGERQRVSIARAILHNPRILLLDEATSAVDTETERKIQDAIDRLTENRTVIAIAHRLSTLRRANRLLVMKDGRLAEVGTHNELLNNKDGVYQNLYNLQRELHEAYAI
- a CDS encoding CPBP family intramembrane metalloprotease; amino-acid sequence: MSHTRMIDPPNNPTFQGLFALVTVYFGALGFAAITSPWVYNAIQSWHASAPNVLTEEIADNDLEDYFDRQRWLWVLICLPWLVRSLRFSSWREAGFAWAGSEWKRLLSYFGLGLALLAALGVLRVSTASAVWEAEWGAVPSILMKSLIGAVILAILEESVFRTLIWRAFSLWRPVIGGLVLSSIFFAYTHYKMPKNVELELVGAATVADGFFIAGWTLVGVVRDATLLDFLNLSLLGVWLTMLRLRSGSLAPCIGLHAGIVFGLLVLVRFVDFESAPHAWLLGNSGMRDGIFATAIFLAGILLCSRNSTN
- a CDS encoding HDOD domain-containing protein; the protein is MNKEAAQNTITLIEDHLKRKESATVGRVIHLIQQLAEKALIISTQELGELISSDVTVTKKVIETANKLAYNQSGAEITTVTQAIGLIGFSKIRNLALSLLLIENSENKMNLAEQREVSAFALCSGLMSQKVIEKTDQELAEQSFICTTLRNYGRLLMSTFMIEDFREAQLFATEKTEDEAFTDIFGLTPIELSFHLLESSRLPAEITHCLKKVRSEQIRRAARSTVEKVSVVADFSMKLCDMAMFSDLSPDAFDARSKKLLKNYQANIPLDGEEILGLLKEVHDAVNDFCSEYEIEIMPENLANSMEARSKGKSPPVKPRRIEPARKAEQKISALKEAIGSLRKLIANPPFDATRAYMIALEAYTADQGLDDCILLIRKPGTDSFFQNIGCGKLFYATRKRNIVKATNPDVFGLCIQRRKDIIFASATEKKDSELPTGLAAKF
- a CDS encoding DUF1854 domain-containing protein, which produces MNTTAEPSKKSTLQLELCATGRLGMRDEAGKLKAVNVSPCFPWSHPESFISLRDDDNKELGFIDDLDALDPTSKALMSDALSPTKFTFEITEIRKIDHSHPIRPDGGDQG
- the truA gene encoding tRNA pseudouridine(38-40) synthase TruA, whose amino-acid sequence is MDEKNEIQRWMGVVAYDGTGFDGWQAQPSGNTVQDCLERALEGILKVKVRIQGSGRTDAGVHARAQVFHFDAVWKHSAEQFMKALHTRLPISIRLNALRPVEADFHARYSAASKCYVYQLAYGMMDPFEARVRWGILNKDYSPEIAEVVARSFKGSHNFAAFAALRQPGQTIDDPVRVVSRFEVKTLGERRYDIMVEANGFLYKMMRSMIGAFVDCCGGRIRVEDIESALTSGQRTHLISTAPPHGLFLDHVTYAND